A single Venturia canescens isolate UGA chromosome 1, ASM1945775v1, whole genome shotgun sequence DNA region contains:
- the LOC122419308 gene encoding uncharacterized protein yields MTLLSRAVVIFVCVILLKTTTSSPAGDYARDEKETLRKATELFESNPTYVRPSKRSSTLQETRKEEFLGDRTHKINRNFERMIQFVNILGQVDSFINDRVRNLIMKIQAAYDIDDSDSFGRGRSAR; encoded by the exons ATGACTCTTTTATCGCGGGCTGTCGTCATTTTCGTCTGCGTTATACTCCTTAAG aCGACGACGTCGTCACCAGCGGGTGATTACGCGAGAGACGAGAAAGAAACATTGAGAAAAGCGACTGAGCTCTTCGAGTCGAATCCAACGTATGTGAGACCGTCGAAAAGATCTTCAACGCTGCAAGAAACTAGAAAAGAAGAATTTTTAGGCGACAGAACTCACAAGATAAACCGTAACTTCGAAAGAATGATACAATTCGTGAATATACTCGGCCAAGTTGATAGCTTCATCAACGACAGAGTgagaaatttaattatgaaaatacAAGCAGCGTATGATATTGATGATTCTGACAGTTTCGGACGCGGTCGTTCGGCTCGTTAA
- the LOC122419303 gene encoding ataxin-2 homolog isoform X2: MNSKRKNRSNPTRSPRARGPQERCVVAEGVYNNAHFMHAITSHVGNVVQIQTQNGSLYEGIFRTFSSQFDVVLEMAHRVDGTGKISVESVVEKLIFKPQDIITMSAKDVDLDYAIKDTFQTDTAISKFNGLVGEKELEPWVPPISMNGDELTLDGASNGWDVIDMFRTNEQMFGVTSTFDPQLVDYTLQLQRKDTKDYKDQEQKAAEIASEIESQPNHKARLELENGDEEERFAAVVRPHEGKYLPPAKRKDTNVGKLTRSTPPPPSPGPVASGKNVFNQPPPTVNVNPQTSNIPVGGPPVHSPVQHPGTLGMAMPPSGVVAYNTPPPFVPPSTTQPPPGAPIPLMTQVQPQNQQIAGAIPQVAFPTQQQQSQQQVPPPNKLNLDKRERPGRQQVYQADKAPPAPFPQANVAASHQQQQQQQQQQQQQQQQQQQQQQQQQQQQQQQPSHTPLQQQNSVDGGRCEILTTKPEHRKIPAQRGRDEQHSELRQFSSDFKLADTTTSQESLSHPRKHQQQQLPQQQPQQQQQQPQQPSQQQTSPPQQPQQHHQEAQPPPQLPLPHHQQVHQHLSTAQQPPSQQQQQPQQQQQQQPQQQQQPPQQHQTPHQQQHQPVQEESPVTSKPPPGPTPLRTSSPPQQIQQQPQQQQQQQQQQQQQQTSPPMQQAPVVEPAVEKITTAFKKSTLNPNAKEFNPNAKPFTPRSPSTPTPSRPHTPQTPQYSTAAMPTTVVMPAYVMTNQPPGPFSQPQAQSMTRLRKVPMMPHRAPDIASQMQVAAATGQPLLAPAPLHPPFQVPYPGQPAYQQMVRMVQAPPPPPHMASPYHHHHESPGPQNPGIQYMGPHGHPHPHVGQQQPSQAPSPANQNQQHTPGAYNPPGTPQPSYPQPPPQGHAPSYPIMCPIIPPHIPMAPQHMQYLPPQPPPGAQQTIILPHNQ, translated from the exons ATGAATAGCAAAAGGAAAAATCGCTCAAATCCTACtag ATCCCCGCGGGCTCGGGGTCCACAAGAAAGATGTGTCGTTGCTGAAGGGGTTTATAACAATGCTCACTTCATGCACGCCATTACAAGCCATGTAGGCAACGTAGTTCAG ATACAAACTCAAAATGGTTCGTTGTACGAGGGAATATTCCGAACATTTTCGAGTCAGTTCGACGTTGTTTTGGAAATGGCACATCGAGTGGATggaacgggtaaaatatcggTCGAGAGCGTAGTCGAAAAACTAATATTCAAACCACAGGATATCATAACAATGTCCGCGAAGGACGTTGATCTCGATTACGCGATAAAAGACACTTTTCAAACTGATACAGCTATTAGCAAGTTCAATGGCTTAGTCGGTGAGAAAGAACTCGAACCTTGGGTACCGCCGATCTCTATGAACGGTGACGAACTCACCCTGGACGGAGCCTCT AATGGCTGGGATGTAATTGACATGTTCCGAACGAATGAACAAATGTTCGGAGTCACTTCCACGTTCGATCCACAACTTGTGGATTACACATTGCAGCTCCAACGTAAAGACACTAAGGATTACAAGGATCAGGAGCAAAAAGCTGCCGAGATCGCGAGCGAGATCGAATCACAACCAAATCACAAAGCTCGCTTAGAACTCGAGAATGGAGACGAGGAGGAGCGATTCGCTGCGGTG GTTAGACCACACGAGGGTAAATACTTGCCACCTGCCAAGAGAAAAGATACAAACGTGGGAAAGTTAACACGTTCGACACCACCTCCGCCATCCCCGGGACCCGTAGCAAGTGgcaaaaatgtatttaatCAACCGCCACCGACGGTTAACGTCAATCCACAAACGAGCAACATTCCAGTTGGTGGTCCACCTGTTCATTCGCCTGTCCAACATCCAGGAACGCTTGGAATGGCGATGCCACCAAGCGGAGTCGTGGCGTACAACACGCCACCTCCTTTTGTACCACCCTCGACGACTCAACCACCACCGGGTGCACCTATTCCAT taATGACGCAAGTTCAACCACAGAATCAGCAAATTGCAGGTGCAATACCACAGGTCGCTTTTCCGACTCAGCAACAACAGTCGCAACAGCAAGTACCACCGCCGAATAAGTTGAACTTGGACAAACGTGAACGTCCTGGCAGGCAACAAGTGTATCAAGCAGATAAAGCACCACCAGCCCCGTTCCCACAAGCAAACGTCGCGGCATCTCatcagcagcaacaacagcagcagcaacagcaacaacaacaacaacaacaacaacaacagcaacaacaacaacaacaacaacaacaacaacaacagccgTCTCATACGCCATTACAACAGCAGAATTCCGTTGACGGGGGGAGATGTGAAATATTGACGACGAAACCGGAACACAGGAAAATACCAGCGCAACGCGGAAGAGATGAACAACATTCAGAGCTCCGACAATTTTCGTCTGATTTCAAATTGGCTGATACAACGACTAGCCAAGAATCACTTTCTCATCCTCGTAAacatcaacaacaacaactCCCGCAACAACAAccacaacagcaacagcaacagccaCAGCAACCTTCGCAACAACAAACATCGCCACCACAGCAACCGCAACAGCATCATCAGGAAGCTCAACCTCCACCTCAGCTTCCTCTTCCTCATCATCAGCAAGTCCATCAGCATTTATCAACAGCCCAACAGCCACCATctcaacaacaacagcaaccgcaacaacagcaacagcagcagccgcagcagcaacaacaaccaCCGCAGCAACATCAAACTCCTCATCAACAGCAACACCAGCCTGTTCAGGAAGAATCACCAGTTACCAGTAAACCACCACCGGGCCCTACTCCACTCAGAACTTCAAGTCCTCCTCAACAGATTCAACAACAaccacaacaacaacaacaacaacaacaacaacaacaacaacaacaaacgtCACCACCGATGCAACAAGCACCGGTGGTCGAACCAGCTGTCGAAAAGATCACCACTGCCTTTAAGAAGTCAACGCTCAATCCGAATGCCAAGGAATTCAATCCAAATGCAAAACCTTTTACTCCA cGTTCGCCGAGCACACCGACACCAAGCAGGCCTCATACGCCTCAGACACCACAATACTCAACTGCCGCAATGCCAACGACGGTTGTTATGCCAGCTTATGTCATGACGAATCAGCCTCCTGGACCCTTCTCTCAACCGCAAGCCCAATCCATGACCAGGCTCAGGAAGG TGCCAATGATGCCACACAGAGCTCCGGATATAGCATCGCAGATGCAAGTAGCAGCTGCAACCGGTCAGCCTTTGTTAGCGCCAGCACCGTTGCATCCACCGTTTCAGGTGCCTTATCCAGGGCAACCAGCGTATCAGCAAATGGTACGAATGGTTCAGGCACCGCCACCACCACCGCATATGGCCTCGCcgtatcatcatcatcacgaATCGCCCGGTCCGCAAAATCCTGGTATACAATATATGGGACCACACGGACATCCGCATCCTCACGTCGGCCAACAGCAACCGAGCCAGGCGCCTTCCCCAGCGAATCAAAATCAACAGCACACTCCCGGCGCTTACAATCCACCGGGTACGCCACAACCGTCGTATCCCCAACCACCCCCGCAAGGACACGCGCCGAGTTATCCGATAATGTGCCCGATTATTCCGCCTCACATACCTATGGCACCTCAGCACATGCAGTATCTGCCACCTCAGCCCCCACCCGGAGCTCAACAGACGATAATATTGCCTCACAATCAGTAG
- the LOC122419303 gene encoding ataxin-2 homolog isoform X1 produces the protein MNSKRKNRSNPTRSPRARGPQERCVVAEGVYNNAHFMHAITSHVGNVVQIQTQNGSLYEGIFRTFSSQFDVVLEMAHRVDGTGKISVESVVEKLIFKPQDIITMSAKDVDLDYAIKDTFQTDTAISKFNGLVGEKELEPWVPPISMNGDELTLDGASNGWDVIDMFRTNEQMFGVTSTFDPQLVDYTLQLQRKDTKDYKDQEQKAAEIASEIESQPNHKARLELENGDEEERFAAVVRPHEGKYLPPAKRKDTNVGKLTRSTPPPPSPGPVASGKNVFNQPPPTVNVNPQTSNIPVGGPPVHSPVQHPGTLGMAMPPSGVVAYNTPPPFVPPSTTQPPPGAPIPLMTQVQPQNQQIAGAIPQVAFPTQQQQSQQQVPPPNKLNLDKRERPGRQQVYQADKAPPAPFPQANVAASHQQQQQQQQQQQQQQQQQQQQQQQQQQQQQQQPSHTPLQQQNSVDGGRCEILTTKPEHRKIPAQRGRDEQHSELRQFSSDFKLADTTTSQESLSHPRKHQQQQLPQQQPQQQQQQPQQPSQQQTSPPQQPQQHHQEAQPPPQLPLPHHQQVHQHLSTAQQPPSQQQQQPQQQQQQQPQQQQQPPQQHQTPHQQQHQPVQEESPVTSKPPPGPTPLRTSSPPQQIQQQPQQQQQQQQQQQQQQTSPPMQQAPVVEPAVEKITTAFKKSTLNPNAKEFNPNAKPFTPRSPSTPTPSRPHTPQTPQYSTAAMPTTVVMPAYVMTNQPPGPFSQPQAQSMTRLRKGQYLVPMMPHRAPDIASQMQVAAATGQPLLAPAPLHPPFQVPYPGQPAYQQMVRMVQAPPPPPHMASPYHHHHESPGPQNPGIQYMGPHGHPHPHVGQQQPSQAPSPANQNQQHTPGAYNPPGTPQPSYPQPPPQGHAPSYPIMCPIIPPHIPMAPQHMQYLPPQPPPGAQQTIILPHNQ, from the exons ATGAATAGCAAAAGGAAAAATCGCTCAAATCCTACtag ATCCCCGCGGGCTCGGGGTCCACAAGAAAGATGTGTCGTTGCTGAAGGGGTTTATAACAATGCTCACTTCATGCACGCCATTACAAGCCATGTAGGCAACGTAGTTCAG ATACAAACTCAAAATGGTTCGTTGTACGAGGGAATATTCCGAACATTTTCGAGTCAGTTCGACGTTGTTTTGGAAATGGCACATCGAGTGGATggaacgggtaaaatatcggTCGAGAGCGTAGTCGAAAAACTAATATTCAAACCACAGGATATCATAACAATGTCCGCGAAGGACGTTGATCTCGATTACGCGATAAAAGACACTTTTCAAACTGATACAGCTATTAGCAAGTTCAATGGCTTAGTCGGTGAGAAAGAACTCGAACCTTGGGTACCGCCGATCTCTATGAACGGTGACGAACTCACCCTGGACGGAGCCTCT AATGGCTGGGATGTAATTGACATGTTCCGAACGAATGAACAAATGTTCGGAGTCACTTCCACGTTCGATCCACAACTTGTGGATTACACATTGCAGCTCCAACGTAAAGACACTAAGGATTACAAGGATCAGGAGCAAAAAGCTGCCGAGATCGCGAGCGAGATCGAATCACAACCAAATCACAAAGCTCGCTTAGAACTCGAGAATGGAGACGAGGAGGAGCGATTCGCTGCGGTG GTTAGACCACACGAGGGTAAATACTTGCCACCTGCCAAGAGAAAAGATACAAACGTGGGAAAGTTAACACGTTCGACACCACCTCCGCCATCCCCGGGACCCGTAGCAAGTGgcaaaaatgtatttaatCAACCGCCACCGACGGTTAACGTCAATCCACAAACGAGCAACATTCCAGTTGGTGGTCCACCTGTTCATTCGCCTGTCCAACATCCAGGAACGCTTGGAATGGCGATGCCACCAAGCGGAGTCGTGGCGTACAACACGCCACCTCCTTTTGTACCACCCTCGACGACTCAACCACCACCGGGTGCACCTATTCCAT taATGACGCAAGTTCAACCACAGAATCAGCAAATTGCAGGTGCAATACCACAGGTCGCTTTTCCGACTCAGCAACAACAGTCGCAACAGCAAGTACCACCGCCGAATAAGTTGAACTTGGACAAACGTGAACGTCCTGGCAGGCAACAAGTGTATCAAGCAGATAAAGCACCACCAGCCCCGTTCCCACAAGCAAACGTCGCGGCATCTCatcagcagcaacaacagcagcagcaacagcaacaacaacaacaacaacaacaacaacagcaacaacaacaacaacaacaacaacaacaacaacagccgTCTCATACGCCATTACAACAGCAGAATTCCGTTGACGGGGGGAGATGTGAAATATTGACGACGAAACCGGAACACAGGAAAATACCAGCGCAACGCGGAAGAGATGAACAACATTCAGAGCTCCGACAATTTTCGTCTGATTTCAAATTGGCTGATACAACGACTAGCCAAGAATCACTTTCTCATCCTCGTAAacatcaacaacaacaactCCCGCAACAACAAccacaacagcaacagcaacagccaCAGCAACCTTCGCAACAACAAACATCGCCACCACAGCAACCGCAACAGCATCATCAGGAAGCTCAACCTCCACCTCAGCTTCCTCTTCCTCATCATCAGCAAGTCCATCAGCATTTATCAACAGCCCAACAGCCACCATctcaacaacaacagcaaccgcaacaacagcaacagcagcagccgcagcagcaacaacaaccaCCGCAGCAACATCAAACTCCTCATCAACAGCAACACCAGCCTGTTCAGGAAGAATCACCAGTTACCAGTAAACCACCACCGGGCCCTACTCCACTCAGAACTTCAAGTCCTCCTCAACAGATTCAACAACAaccacaacaacaacaacaacaacaacaacaacaacaacaacaacaaacgtCACCACCGATGCAACAAGCACCGGTGGTCGAACCAGCTGTCGAAAAGATCACCACTGCCTTTAAGAAGTCAACGCTCAATCCGAATGCCAAGGAATTCAATCCAAATGCAAAACCTTTTACTCCA cGTTCGCCGAGCACACCGACACCAAGCAGGCCTCATACGCCTCAGACACCACAATACTCAACTGCCGCAATGCCAACGACGGTTGTTATGCCAGCTTATGTCATGACGAATCAGCCTCCTGGACCCTTCTCTCAACCGCAAGCCCAATCCATGACCAGGCTCAGGAAGGGTCAGTATCTAG TGCCAATGATGCCACACAGAGCTCCGGATATAGCATCGCAGATGCAAGTAGCAGCTGCAACCGGTCAGCCTTTGTTAGCGCCAGCACCGTTGCATCCACCGTTTCAGGTGCCTTATCCAGGGCAACCAGCGTATCAGCAAATGGTACGAATGGTTCAGGCACCGCCACCACCACCGCATATGGCCTCGCcgtatcatcatcatcacgaATCGCCCGGTCCGCAAAATCCTGGTATACAATATATGGGACCACACGGACATCCGCATCCTCACGTCGGCCAACAGCAACCGAGCCAGGCGCCTTCCCCAGCGAATCAAAATCAACAGCACACTCCCGGCGCTTACAATCCACCGGGTACGCCACAACCGTCGTATCCCCAACCACCCCCGCAAGGACACGCGCCGAGTTATCCGATAATGTGCCCGATTATTCCGCCTCACATACCTATGGCACCTCAGCACATGCAGTATCTGCCACCTCAGCCCCCACCCGGAGCTCAACAGACGATAATATTGCCTCACAATCAGTAG